From one Magnetofaba australis IT-1 genomic stretch:
- the gspE gene encoding type II secretion system ATPase GspE: MTATTPHTPAAAAPDTWLTRGDMRLPFSFAQRHGVLIGGRDEGAVRVLCRANAGLEAIAEMRRYVAAPIALEWLTSDAFDAALRRLYEEGAGQAMQDMQDIESDLDLSTVAQELAEPKDLVESADDAPIIRLLNALVTEAVKKNASDIHMEPYEDRLVVRYRVDGVLRVVLEPKKALAPLIVSRVKVMARLDIAEKRLPQDGRISLRIAGRPVDVRVSTIPTGHGERVVMRLLDKQAGRLDLEQLGMAGDIQEAMDGAIHKPNGIILVCGPTGSGKTTTLYAVLKRLNDHSRNIMTVEDPIEYNLEGVSQTHVNTKVDMTFARGLRAILRQDPDVVMVGEMRDLETARTAVQASLTGHMVLSTLHTNSAIGAVTRLRDMGVEGYLLSSSLVAVLAQRLVRVLCESCKRPREITPFDRVTFGVGDNDPLTLYEHVGCDDCGGTGFQGRRGVYELVVVDETLRDMIHRGAGEQELGAQSKDQFRTLRADGLRLALEGVTTLEEVLRVSRED; encoded by the coding sequence ATGACCGCCACCACCCCGCACACTCCCGCCGCCGCCGCGCCCGATACCTGGTTGACGCGCGGCGATATGCGCCTGCCGTTCTCCTTTGCGCAACGTCATGGCGTACTCATCGGCGGTCGTGACGAAGGCGCGGTGCGCGTGCTGTGTCGCGCCAACGCCGGGCTGGAAGCCATCGCCGAAATGCGCCGCTATGTGGCCGCGCCCATCGCCCTGGAGTGGTTGACCAGCGACGCCTTCGACGCCGCGCTGCGCCGTCTGTATGAAGAGGGGGCCGGGCAGGCGATGCAGGACATGCAGGATATCGAGAGCGACCTCGATCTCTCCACCGTGGCGCAGGAGTTGGCCGAACCCAAGGACCTGGTGGAGAGCGCCGACGACGCCCCCATCATCCGTCTGCTCAACGCCCTGGTGACCGAGGCGGTGAAGAAGAACGCCTCGGATATTCACATGGAGCCGTATGAGGATCGGCTGGTGGTGCGCTATCGTGTGGATGGCGTGCTGCGGGTGGTGCTGGAGCCGAAGAAGGCGCTGGCGCCGCTCATCGTCTCCCGCGTGAAGGTGATGGCGCGTCTGGATATTGCCGAAAAGCGTCTGCCCCAGGATGGTCGGATCTCCCTACGCATCGCCGGGCGCCCGGTGGATGTGCGCGTCTCCACCATCCCCACCGGTCACGGCGAACGGGTGGTGATGCGTCTGCTCGACAAGCAGGCTGGCCGTCTGGACCTGGAGCAGCTGGGCATGGCGGGGGATATCCAGGAGGCGATGGATGGGGCGATTCACAAACCCAACGGCATCATCCTGGTGTGCGGTCCCACCGGTTCCGGTAAAACCACCACCCTGTATGCGGTGCTCAAACGTCTGAACGACCACAGCCGCAACATCATGACGGTGGAAGATCCCATCGAATACAATCTCGAAGGGGTCAGTCAAACCCACGTCAACACCAAGGTGGATATGACCTTCGCCCGCGGCCTGCGCGCGATTCTGCGTCAGGACCCCGACGTGGTGATGGTCGGTGAGATGCGTGACCTGGAGACTGCGCGCACCGCCGTGCAGGCCTCGCTCACCGGTCACATGGTGCTCTCCACCCTGCACACCAACAGCGCCATCGGCGCGGTGACCCGTTTGCGTGATATGGGCGTTGAGGGGTATCTGCTCTCCTCCAGTTTGGTGGCGGTGTTGGCGCAACGGCTGGTGCGGGTGTTGTGTGAGTCGTGCAAGCGCCCCCGCGAAATCACCCCGTTCGATCGCGTCACCTTCGGCGTTGGCGACAACGACCCGCTGACTCTGTATGAGCATGTGGGGTGTGATGATTGTGGCGGAACCGGTTTCCAGGGGCGGCGCGGGGTCTACGAACTGGTGGTGGTGGACGAAACGCTGCGGGACATGATCCATCGTGGCGCGGGCGAACAGGAGTTGGGCGCGCAGTCCAAGGATCAGTTCCGCACTTTGCGCGCCGATGGCTTGCGTCTGGCCTTGGAGGGGGTGACCACCCTCGAAGAGGTGTTGCGCGTTTCCCGCGAGGATTGA